One region of Pseudomonas sp. B21-040 genomic DNA includes:
- the rsmA gene encoding 16S rRNA (adenine(1518)-N(6)/adenine(1519)-N(6))-dimethyltransferase RsmA, whose amino-acid sequence MTEHYQHKARKRFGQNFLHDAGVIDRILRSIHAKAEDRVLEIGPGQGALTQGLLNSGAQLDVVELDKDLVPILNQQFAGRSNFSLHQGDALKFDFNSLNAAPGSLRVVGNLPYNISTPLIFHLLHNASLIRDMHFMLQKEVVERMAAGPGGGDWGRLSIMVQYHCRVEHLFNVGPGAFNPPPKVDSAIVRLVPHAVLPHPAKDHKLLERVVREAFNQRRKTLRNTLKLLLSNAEIEAAGVDGSLRPEQLDLAAFVRLADKLSEQVLNKPAAD is encoded by the coding sequence ATGACCGAGCATTACCAACACAAGGCGCGCAAACGCTTTGGCCAGAACTTCCTGCACGATGCCGGTGTTATCGACCGCATCCTGCGCTCCATCCATGCCAAAGCCGAAGACCGCGTATTGGAAATCGGCCCGGGCCAGGGTGCGCTGACTCAGGGCCTGCTCAACAGCGGCGCCCAGCTGGACGTAGTGGAACTGGACAAGGACCTGGTCCCGATCCTCAATCAGCAGTTCGCCGGCAGGAGCAACTTCAGCCTGCATCAGGGTGACGCCCTGAAGTTCGACTTCAACAGCCTGAATGCCGCGCCGGGCAGTCTGCGCGTGGTCGGCAACCTGCCGTACAACATCTCTACACCGCTGATTTTTCACCTGTTGCACAACGCCAGCCTGATCCGCGACATGCACTTCATGCTGCAAAAAGAAGTGGTCGAGCGCATGGCGGCGGGTCCTGGTGGCGGTGACTGGGGCCGCCTGTCGATCATGGTTCAGTACCACTGCCGGGTTGAGCATCTGTTCAACGTCGGACCGGGCGCATTCAATCCGCCGCCAAAAGTTGATTCGGCCATTGTGCGCCTGGTGCCACACGCGGTATTGCCGCATCCGGCCAAAGACCACAAACTGCTGGAACGCGTCGTTCGCGAAGCGTTCAACCAGCGCCGCAAGACCCTGCGCAACACCCTCAAGTTGCTCCTGAGCAATGCCGAGATCGAAGCGGCTGGCGTCGATGGCAGCCTGCGTCCCGAGCAGCTCGACCTGGCCGCTTTCGTGCGCCTGGCCGACAAGCTCAGCGAACAAGTCCTGAACAAACCCGCCGCCGACTGA
- the glpE gene encoding thiosulfate sulfurtransferase GlpE: MSEFKRIPPEQAQALREQGAVVVDVRDPATFAALHISGSKHLDNHSLHAFIQGADLDAPTVVVCYHGNSSQGAAAYLISQGFSDVYSMDGGFELWRTTYPAETAQGTSE; encoded by the coding sequence ATGAGCGAATTCAAACGTATCCCCCCAGAGCAGGCTCAGGCCCTGCGTGAACAAGGCGCCGTGGTGGTCGATGTTCGCGACCCTGCTACCTTCGCCGCGCTGCATATCAGCGGCTCGAAGCATCTGGACAACCATTCCCTGCATGCCTTTATCCAGGGCGCAGACCTGGACGCCCCCACCGTCGTGGTCTGCTACCACGGCAATTCCAGCCAGGGCGCCGCGGCCTACCTGATTAGCCAGGGATTCTCGGACGTCTACAGCATGGATGGCGGTTTTGAGCTGTGGCGCACGACCTATCCTGCGGAAACAGCGCAAGGCACCTCGGAATAA
- the pdxA gene encoding 4-hydroxythreonine-4-phosphate dehydrogenase PdxA — MKPKRFALTPGEPAGIGPDLCLLLASQAQPHPLIAITSRDLLLERAAQLGVVVDVLPVTPDSWPDVPAPANSLYVWDTPLNAPVTAGQLDKANAAFVLETLTRAGQGCLDGHFAGMITAPVHKGVINESGIAFSGHTEFLADLTHTAQVVMMLATRGLRVALVTTHLPLREIADAITPERLERVTRILHADLQDKFGIAQPRILVCGLNPHAGEGGHLGHEEIDIIEPTLERLRGEGMDLRGPLPADTLFTPKYLEHCDAVLAMYHDQGLPVLKYKGFGAAVNVTLGLPIIRTSVDHGTALDLAGSGRIDTGSLQVALETAYQMAETRL, encoded by the coding sequence GTGAAACCCAAGCGTTTCGCGCTGACACCCGGCGAACCGGCCGGCATAGGCCCTGACCTGTGCCTGCTGCTCGCCTCGCAAGCCCAGCCACACCCCCTGATTGCCATTACCAGCCGCGACCTGCTCCTTGAGCGGGCCGCGCAGCTGGGTGTGGTTGTCGATGTATTGCCGGTCACCCCGGACAGTTGGCCGGATGTACCCGCACCCGCCAACAGCCTGTATGTCTGGGATACACCGCTCAATGCACCGGTCACCGCCGGCCAACTGGACAAGGCCAATGCCGCTTTCGTCCTGGAAACCCTGACCCGCGCGGGCCAAGGCTGCCTGGACGGGCATTTCGCCGGCATGATCACCGCCCCCGTGCACAAGGGCGTGATCAACGAATCCGGCATTGCCTTTTCCGGGCACACGGAGTTTCTCGCTGACCTGACCCATACCGCCCAAGTGGTGATGATGCTTGCCACCCGCGGATTGCGCGTGGCACTGGTCACCACTCACCTGCCCCTTCGCGAGATTGCCGATGCAATCACACCGGAGCGTCTGGAGCGGGTCACACGAATCCTGCATGCCGACCTGCAAGACAAATTCGGCATCGCCCAGCCACGCATCCTGGTCTGCGGGCTTAACCCGCATGCCGGCGAAGGCGGACACCTGGGCCATGAAGAAATCGACATCATCGAACCTACATTAGAGCGCCTGCGCGGTGAAGGCATGGACCTTCGCGGCCCCCTGCCCGCCGACACTCTGTTTACCCCCAAATATCTGGAGCACTGCGACGCGGTGCTGGCGATGTACCACGACCAGGGGCTGCCTGTGCTGAAATACAAAGGCTTCGGCGCGGCAGTCAACGTGACCCTCGGCTTGCCGATCATCCGCACGTCAGTCGACCACGGCACCGCCCTGGATCTGGCCGGCAGTGGCAGAATCGACACCGGCAGCCTGCAAGTCGCCCTGGAAACCGCCTACCAGATGGCCGAGACCCGTTTATGA
- the apaG gene encoding Co2+/Mg2+ efflux protein ApaG gives MSDPRYQVDVSVVTRYLAEQSQPEQSRFAFAYTISVHNNGELPAKLLSRHWVITDGDGHVEEVRGAGVVGQQPLIEVGESHTYSSGTVMTTKVGTMQGTYQMIADDGKHFDAIIAPFRLAVPGALH, from the coding sequence ATGTCCGATCCTCGTTATCAGGTCGACGTCAGCGTCGTCACCCGCTATCTGGCAGAACAATCGCAACCCGAGCAAAGTCGCTTTGCCTTTGCGTACACCATTTCCGTGCACAACAACGGCGAGTTACCGGCCAAACTGCTGTCGCGGCATTGGGTGATCACCGATGGTGACGGGCATGTCGAAGAGGTTCGCGGTGCCGGCGTGGTTGGCCAGCAACCGTTGATCGAGGTGGGCGAGAGCCACACGTACAGCAGCGGCACGGTCATGACCACCAAGGTCGGCACCATGCAAGGCACTTATCAGATGATTGCCGACGACGGTAAGCATTTCGACGCCATCATCGCTCCATTCCGTCTGGCGGTGCCCGGAGCCTTGCACTGA
- a CDS encoding symmetrical bis(5'-nucleosyl)-tetraphosphatase: MATYAVGDLQGCLEPLQCLLEQVAFDPAKDHLWLVGDLVNRGPQSLATLRFLYGIRESLVCVLGNHDLHLLAAGHNIERLKKADTLREILEAPDRAELLEWLRQQKLMHYDELRNIALVHAGIPPQWSLRKALKYAAEVEEALHDDNRIAPYLDGMYGNEPVKWDNDLKGVARLRVITNYFTRMRFCTREGKLDLKSKEGADTALPGYKPWFTYKERKTKDLKIIFGHWAALEGQCDEPGIFALDTGCVWGGAMTLMNVDTGERLQCKCDDQGHSTPPIAPITTEQSPASAPRQTALPTSHRSPP; encoded by the coding sequence ATGGCAACGTACGCGGTCGGCGACTTGCAAGGCTGCCTCGAGCCCCTGCAATGCTTGCTTGAACAAGTCGCCTTCGACCCTGCAAAGGATCACCTCTGGCTGGTAGGCGACCTGGTCAACCGCGGCCCGCAGTCGCTGGCGACACTGCGCTTTCTCTACGGCATTCGCGAATCGCTGGTGTGTGTCCTGGGCAACCACGACCTGCACTTGCTGGCCGCCGGGCATAACATTGAACGCCTGAAGAAAGCCGACACCCTGCGCGAGATACTCGAAGCGCCTGATCGCGCGGAACTGCTGGAATGGCTGCGCCAGCAAAAGCTCATGCACTACGACGAACTGCGCAACATCGCACTGGTTCATGCCGGCATCCCGCCCCAGTGGTCGTTGCGCAAAGCCCTGAAATACGCCGCCGAAGTTGAAGAGGCGCTGCACGACGACAACCGTATCGCGCCGTACCTCGACGGTATGTATGGCAACGAACCGGTGAAATGGGACAACGACCTCAAGGGTGTAGCCCGCCTGCGTGTCATCACCAACTATTTCACCCGCATGCGTTTCTGCACTCGCGAAGGCAAACTCGACCTCAAGAGCAAGGAAGGCGCCGACACTGCACTACCGGGCTATAAGCCATGGTTCACTTACAAAGAGCGCAAGACCAAAGACCTGAAGATCATCTTCGGTCATTGGGCTGCACTCGAAGGCCAGTGTGACGAGCCGGGGATCTTTGCCCTCGATACCGGTTGTGTGTGGGGTGGCGCCATGACGCTGATGAATGTCGACACCGGCGAGCGCCTGCAATGCAAATGCGACGACCAGGGCCATAGCACGCCACCAATCGCCCCAATCACTACCGAACAATCGCCAGCCAGCGCCCCGCGCCAGACTGCGTTACCGACGAGCCACAGGAGCCCGCCATGA